A part of Apostichopus japonicus isolate 1M-3 chromosome 10, ASM3797524v1, whole genome shotgun sequence genomic DNA contains:
- the LOC139975437 gene encoding melatonin receptor type 1B-B-like, with product MNNDSNSTLSQDLPPWLHGALYFAVGVMAVIGNIVNVLVLPKLTNYPESAKRFMTILAINDLGHGMVMFSVFPCALLDRWLWGDIMCKILGFLLFFFGGGGSTMLLLLNIDRYFAVSKPFIHQRYSSDRNILLLCGSVLGAWFIFIQLCMTIESFLDNVRYDRVYRLCITQLQNLQGVYPFLLSVCLYFQIFVLLIIYIRLWQTSRQHSRRINAALTSISSSQPEGGYRPEQRNDSQPQIHQQARSSEFKAMRTALIVTGFFILSYAPYSTVVVLNFLRVEIPPWLDATILIIAVFNTWWNTFVYSIYNRKFREKFLKMFRGSTS from the coding sequence ATGAATAACGACTCGAATTCGACACTGTCTCAAGATCTCCCACCATGGCTTCATGGCGCCCTCTACTTCGCAGTAGGAGTGATGGCCGTCATAGGAAATATCGTGAACGTGCTCGTGTTGccaaaattgacaaattatcCCGAATCGGCGAAGAGATTTATGACGATTCTGGCCATCAACGACTTGGGCCATGGGATGGTAATGTTTTCGGTGTTTCCGTGTGCTTTGCTCGACAGGTGGCTGTGGGGAGACATCATGTGTAAGATCCTGGGatttctccttttctttttcggGGGAGGCGGGAGTACGATGCTATTATTGCTGAACATCGACCGTTACTTCGCCGTCTCGAAACCGTTCATTCACCAGCGATACTCGAGTGATCGGAACATATTGCTCCTCTGCGGGTCAGTGCTCGGAGCTTGGTTTATCTTCATTCAGCTGTGCATGACCATAGAGTCGTTCTTGGATAACGTGAGATACGACAGGGTTTATCGCCTCTGCATAACACAACTGCAAAATTTGCAAGGCGTCTACCCGTTTCTCCTGTCAGTCTGCCTCTACTTTCAAATCTTCGTCCTGTTGATAATTTACATCCGACTGTGGCAGACTTCACGACAACACTCGCGAAGAATCAACGCAGCGTTGACGAGCATTTCTTCCTCCCAACCTGAAGGAGGATATCGCCCGGAGCAAAGGAACGATTCACAGCCGCAAATTCATCAGCAGGCTCGGAGTTCCGAATTCAAAGCAATGCGAACGGCGCTGATCGTCACCGGGTTTTTCATCCTGTCGTACGCGCCTTACTCGACCGTGGTTGTTCTAAACTTTTTACGAGTCGAGATCCCCCCGTGGCTTGATGCAACGATACTCATTATTGCTGTGTTCAACACTTGGTGGAACACATTCGTCTATTCTATCTACAACAGAAAATTCCGCGAaaagtttttgaaaatgttcagagGGAGTACAAGCTAA
- the LOC139975064 gene encoding ankyrin repeat and SOCS box protein 3-like: MLNLFRLLFGNARQEKCWSELHVAVIQNDVTTVRNIVATNGSASMQEKTPQGDTALLLAAKFGCNEALCVLLELGADPNQPRSALIDLIKSGKNISSVSIEKLVESGANLDAICGTFGLNPLGWCAKTGNVTVLKQLLMHGGVPWTNSSQRQRDTDPYFIAARHGHFDCLKLLLFYEDPDAMSFCPCGASVVLHETPLCFASREGHEWCVDFLLSCGANPDTKRPTVQNASPLLLAASRGHLSIVKRLEPLTQTRKFYDGTRKSILHIAAENGHLDIVKFAVEAGYDPNTETAPGTRTRAFFRLLERVASPLYLAVSAGHTEIVKYLLKNGASMQDHGMLQCPLWQAFPNLEMMATAFDHGATICNCQREKMFTTQKFQLLAIKFLLDRGLDPEFKCEYSPFGFCVWQIYPANKEQCHSLLTLLRLWSSYWSKPLICRHLKQSLRLCKSTSLINEVLCEVPSLQHLSRVSIRRSLGQEKLSCALCFDELPLPTTLRDFVQCTNVEVEMD, translated from the coding sequence ATGTTGAACTTATTTAGACTTCTATTCGGAAATGCGAGACAGGAAAAATGTTGGAGTGAGTTACATGTGGCGGTAATACAGAATGACGTCACAACTGTCCGAAATATTGTTGCGACCAATGGTAGCGCCAGTATGCAGGAGAAGACTCCACAAGGGGACACGGCGTTACTTCTAGCGGCTAAATTTGGATGTAATGAGGCGTTATGCGTTCTCCTTGAGCTTGGCGCAGACCCGAATCAACCTCGATCTGCATTAATTGATCTTATCAAATCGGGCAAGAATATCTCATCCGTGTCGATCGAAAAGCTGGTAGAAAGCGGTGCTAACCTGGACGCCATTTGCGGTACGTTTGGGCTAAATCCGCTAGGGTGGTGCGCGAAGACGGGTAACGTCACAGTATTGAAGCAACTTCTAATGCACGGCGGTGTACCATGGACGAATTCATCTCAAAGACAAAGGGACACGGATCCGTACTTTATTGCGGCTAGGCATGGCCATTTTGATTGTCTGAAACTGTTGCTATTTTACGAGGACCCGGATGCTATGAGTTTTTGCCCATGCGGCGCGTCTGTTGTACTCCACGAGACTCCACTTTGCTTCGCTTCTCGGGAAGGTCACGAGTGGTGTGTTGATTTCCTGTTATCTTGTGGCGCCAATCCAGACACAAAGAGACCGACCGTGCAGAATGCGTCTCCGTTATTACTCGCTGCAAGTAGAGGACATCTCAGCATTGTTAAAAGGTTGGAACCACTTACACAGACCAGGAAGTTTTATGACGGCACCAGGAAATCCATTCTGCATATCGCCGCTGAGAACGGACACCTGGATATTGTGAAGTTCGCAGTTGAAGCAGGTTACGATCCAAACACAGAGACCGCGCCAGGAACAAGAACACGAGCGTTTTTCCGTCTGCTGGAACGAGTCGCTTCGCCTCTGTATCTTGCGGTAAGTGCAGGACACACGGAAATAGTCAAATATCTATTGAAGAATGGCGCCTCCATGCAGGATCACGGCATGTTACAGTGCCCTCTCTGGCAAGCTTTTCCAAATTTGGAAATGATGGCCACAGCGTTTGACCATGGGGCCACGATTTGCAATTGTCAGAGAGAAAAGATGTTTACGACACAAAAGTTTCAATTGCTTGCTATAAAATTCCTTCTAGATCGCGGTTTGGACCCTGAATTCAAATGTGAATACTCACCTTTTGGTTTCTGTGTTTGGCAGATTTATCCGGCTAACAAAGAACAATGCCATTCACTTTTGACGCTTCTTAGATTGTGGAGTTCTTATTGGTCAAAACCATTGATATGTCGTCATCTAAAACAAAGCCTAAGATTGTGCAAATCTACGAGTTTAATCAACGAAGTACTGTGCGAGGTACCATCTCTCCAACATTTATCTCGCGTGTCTATTCGTCGTAGTCTGGGGCAAGAGAAACTGTCTTGCGCCCTCTGTTTTGATGAGTTACCTCTGCCGACGACGTTACGAGATTTCGTACAATGTACGAATGTGGAAGTGGAGATGGATTGa